In Amia ocellicauda isolate fAmiCal2 chromosome 5, fAmiCal2.hap1, whole genome shotgun sequence, a genomic segment contains:
- the LOC136749765 gene encoding cytoglobin-2: protein MEKVQGEGEMERRERADQLSEAERAMIRDTWGRVYEHCEDVGVSVLIRFFVNFPSAKQYFSQFRDMEDPEEMEQSPQLRKHARRVMNAINTVVENISDADKVSSILGLVGRAHALKHKVEPMYFKILSGVILEVLSEEYPDCFTVDVQRVWTKLMGAVYWHVTAAYKEVGWVQLSSSAV, encoded by the exons atggagaaagtgcaGGGAGAAGGGGAGatggagagacgggagagagcTGACCAGCTCTCAGAGGCCGAGAGGGCGATGATCCGGGACACCTGGGGGAGAGTGTATGAGCACTGCGAGGACGTGGGGGTCTCCGTTCTCATCAG ATTCTTCGTGAACTTCCCCTCAGCCAAGCAGTACTTCAGCCAGTTCCGAGACATGGAGGACCCCGAGGAGATGGAGCAGAGCCCGCAGCTGCGCAAGCACGCCCGCCGGGTCATGAATGCCATCAACACGGTGGTGGAGAACATCAGCGACGCCGACAAGGTCTCCTCCATCCTGGGGCTGGTGGGCCGAGCGCACGCCCTCAAGCACAAGGTGGAGCCCATGTACTTCAAG aTCCTAAGCGGGGTGATACTTGAGGTGCTGTCGGAGGAATACCCAGACTGCTTCACGGTGGACGTGCAGCGCGTCTGGACCAAACTGATGGGGGCCGTGTACTGGCACGTAACCGCGGCCTACAAGGAAGTGGGCTGGGTGCAGCTGTCCAGCTCCGCGGTGTGA
- the LOC136749766 gene encoding uncharacterized protein LOC136749766 has translation MERVAPMQNSGFSLAGLSTTPRKRQVRFSARHDIMLLREVIAQNPFSSKEPGRIWSRVGELVSTALQDESFEVDARRCRERTALLLDYYKKQDFASLRRFGTERLYAQKEDLLHEVLELEAEKGLLGATESKYQDEAAVELRKRALGELEHPESEEKPVPLTQPGPAEAVGLPTPETEEQEELPELAAPMAKRPCQCCCQTYSEILSFLEKRAEAEQHLREEEVALRREELEIQRSKIALERERLSAERRERERRFELESQERQVILDLLKEKVLRG, from the exons ATGGAACGTGTAGCTCCAATGCAAAACAGTG gtTTTTCCCTGGCCGGCCTCTCCACGACCCCCCGGAAGCGCCAGGTGCGTTTCTCTGCCCGTCACGACATCATGCTCCTGCGTGAGGTCATTGCCCAGAACCCCTTCTCCTCCAAGGAGCCCGGCCGCATCTGGTCTAGGGTGGGCGAGCTCGTCAGTACCGCCCTGCAGGATGAGAGCTTCGAGGTGGACGCCAGGCGCTGCAGGGAGAGGACCGCACTGCTCCTGGACTACTATAAGAAACAGGACTTTGCCAGCCTGCGGAG gttcGGGACGGAGCGTCTGTACGCACAGAAGGAGGACCTGCTACATGAGGTACTGGAGCTGGAGGCTGAGAAGGGTCTGCTAGGAGCTACAGAGAGCAAGTACCAGGACGAGGCAGCTGTGGAGCTGAGGAAGAGGGCGCTGGGAGAGCTGGAGCATCCTGAGTCTGAGGAGAAACCGGTGCCACTGACTCAGCCAGGGCCAGCAGAGGCAG tTGGGCTGCCCACCCCAGAGACAGAGGAGCAAGAAGAGCTGCCAGAGCTGGCTGCGCCAATGGCCAAGAGGCCCTGCCAGTGCTGCTGCCAGACGTACTCGGAGATCCTGAGTTTCCTGGAGAAGCGGGCGGAGGCGGAGCAGCACCTGCGCGAGGAGGAGGTGGCCCTGCGGCGCGAGGAGCTGGAGATCCAGAGGAGCAAGATCGCCCTGGAGAGGGAGAGGCTGAGCGCTGAGCGTAGGGAGAGGGAGCGCCGCTTCGAGCTGGAGAGCCAGGAGAGGCAGGTCATCTTGGACCTGCTCAAGGAGAAGGTGCTCCGGGGCTGA
- the prpsap1 gene encoding phosphoribosyl pyrophosphate synthase-associated protein 1 isoform X1 encodes MSRKLLGPHNKSVFSPSGAPRRSYDFRSRMNVAKSGYRVFSANSTAACTELAKKITERLGVELGKSVVYQEPNRETRVDVKESVRGQDIFIIQTIPRDVNTAIMELLVMAYALKTSCAKNIIGVIPYFPYSKQCKMRKRGSIVCKLLASMLAKAGLTHIITMDLHQKEIQGFFSFPVDNLRASPFLLQYIQEEIPDYRNAIIVAKSPSAAKRAQSYAERLRLGLAVMHGEAQCSESDMADGRHSPPSVRNSTGHPGLELPWKQQAPFPGIELPMMMAKEKPPITVVGDVGGRIAIIVDDIIDDVEDFVATAEILKERGAYKIYIMATHGLLSADAPRLIEESAIDEVVVTNTVPHEVQKLQCPKIKTVDVSMILAEAIRRIHNGESMAYLFRNITVDD; translated from the exons ATGTCCAGGAAGCTGTTAGGCCCTCACAACAAGTCTGTCTTCTCTCCCTCTGGAGCGCCGCGGCGTTCGTATGATTTCCGCTCCAGAATGAATGTCGCAAAAAGTGGGTATCGGGTCTTTTCTGCCAACTCCACGGCAGCCTGCACGGAGCTGGCCAAGAAGATCACGGA GCGTCTTGGCGTTGAACTTGGCAAGTCAGTCGTCTACCAGGAGCCCAATCGAG AGACCAGAGTAGATGTCAAAGAGTCCGTCCGCGGCCAAGACATCTTCATCATCCAGACCATTCCCAG AGATGTAAACACCGCCATCATGGAGTTGCTGGTCATGGCCTACGCCCTCAAGACCTCCTGTGCTAAGAACATCATCGGCGTCATCCCCTACTTTCCCTACAGCAAGCAGTGCAAGATGCGGAAGAGGGGCTCGATTGTCTGCAAGCTCCTGGCATCAATGCTGGCTAAAGCAG GTCTGACGCACATCATCACAATGGATTTACACCAGAAAGAGATCCAGGGTTTCTTTAGCTTCCCGGTGGACAACCTGCGCGCCTCCCCCTTCCTGCTGCAGTACATCCAGGAGGAG ATCCCAGACTATCGCAACGCAATTATAGTGGCAAAGTCGCCGTCTGCTGCTAAAAG GGCTCAGTCATATGCCGAGCGGCTGCGGCTGGGCTTGGCGGTGATGCACGGCGAGGCGCAGTGCTCAGAGTCCGACATGGCCGACGGCAGACACTCCCCGCCCTCCGTGAGGAACAGTACCGGACACCCAGGGCTGGAGCTCCCTT GGAAGCAGCAGGCCCCGTTTCCTGGCATTGAGCTCCCAA TGATGATGGCGAAGGAGAAACCGCCCATCACGGTGGTGGGGGACGTGGGAGGACGGATTGCCATCATTGTT GACGACATCATCGACGATGTGGAGGACTTTGTGGCGACGGCAGAGATCCTGAAGGAGCGAGGCGCCTACAAGATCTACATCATGGCCACGCACGGCCTGCTGTCTGCCGACGCCCCCCGTCTCATCGAGGAGTCGGCCATTGATGAG GTGGTGGTCACCAACACCGTGCCCCATGAGGTGCAGAAGCTGCAGTGCCCCAAGATCAAGACGGTGGATGTCAGCATGATCCTGGCCGAGGCCATCCGCCGCATCCACAACGGCGAGTCCATGGCGTACCTCTTCCGCAACATCACTGTGGACGACTAA
- the prpsap1 gene encoding phosphoribosyl pyrophosphate synthase-associated protein 1 isoform X2 has translation MSRKLLGPHNKSVFSPSGAPRRSYDFRSRMNVAKSGYRVFSANSTAACTELAKKITERLGVELGKSVVYQEPNRETRVDVKESVRGQDIFIIQTIPRDVNTAIMELLVMAYALKTSCAKNIIGVIPYFPYSKQCKMRKRGSIVCKLLASMLAKAGLTHIITMDLHQKEIQGFFSFPVDNLRASPFLLQYIQEEIPDYRNAIIVAKSPSAAKRAQSYAERLRLGLAVMHGEAQCSESDMADGRHSPPSVRNSTGHPGLELPLMMAKEKPPITVVGDVGGRIAIIVDDIIDDVEDFVATAEILKERGAYKIYIMATHGLLSADAPRLIEESAIDEVVVTNTVPHEVQKLQCPKIKTVDVSMILAEAIRRIHNGESMAYLFRNITVDD, from the exons ATGTCCAGGAAGCTGTTAGGCCCTCACAACAAGTCTGTCTTCTCTCCCTCTGGAGCGCCGCGGCGTTCGTATGATTTCCGCTCCAGAATGAATGTCGCAAAAAGTGGGTATCGGGTCTTTTCTGCCAACTCCACGGCAGCCTGCACGGAGCTGGCCAAGAAGATCACGGA GCGTCTTGGCGTTGAACTTGGCAAGTCAGTCGTCTACCAGGAGCCCAATCGAG AGACCAGAGTAGATGTCAAAGAGTCCGTCCGCGGCCAAGACATCTTCATCATCCAGACCATTCCCAG AGATGTAAACACCGCCATCATGGAGTTGCTGGTCATGGCCTACGCCCTCAAGACCTCCTGTGCTAAGAACATCATCGGCGTCATCCCCTACTTTCCCTACAGCAAGCAGTGCAAGATGCGGAAGAGGGGCTCGATTGTCTGCAAGCTCCTGGCATCAATGCTGGCTAAAGCAG GTCTGACGCACATCATCACAATGGATTTACACCAGAAAGAGATCCAGGGTTTCTTTAGCTTCCCGGTGGACAACCTGCGCGCCTCCCCCTTCCTGCTGCAGTACATCCAGGAGGAG ATCCCAGACTATCGCAACGCAATTATAGTGGCAAAGTCGCCGTCTGCTGCTAAAAG GGCTCAGTCATATGCCGAGCGGCTGCGGCTGGGCTTGGCGGTGATGCACGGCGAGGCGCAGTGCTCAGAGTCCGACATGGCCGACGGCAGACACTCCCCGCCCTCCGTGAGGAACAGTACCGGACACCCAGGGCTGGAGCTCCCTT TGATGATGGCGAAGGAGAAACCGCCCATCACGGTGGTGGGGGACGTGGGAGGACGGATTGCCATCATTGTT GACGACATCATCGACGATGTGGAGGACTTTGTGGCGACGGCAGAGATCCTGAAGGAGCGAGGCGCCTACAAGATCTACATCATGGCCACGCACGGCCTGCTGTCTGCCGACGCCCCCCGTCTCATCGAGGAGTCGGCCATTGATGAG GTGGTGGTCACCAACACCGTGCCCCATGAGGTGCAGAAGCTGCAGTGCCCCAAGATCAAGACGGTGGATGTCAGCATGATCCTGGCCGAGGCCATCCGCCGCATCCACAACGGCGAGTCCATGGCGTACCTCTTCCGCAACATCACTGTGGACGACTAA
- the prpsap1 gene encoding phosphoribosyl pyrophosphate synthase-associated protein 1 isoform X3, with amino-acid sequence MNVAKSGYRVFSANSTAACTELAKKITERLGVELGKSVVYQEPNRETRVDVKESVRGQDIFIIQTIPRDVNTAIMELLVMAYALKTSCAKNIIGVIPYFPYSKQCKMRKRGSIVCKLLASMLAKAGLTHIITMDLHQKEIQGFFSFPVDNLRASPFLLQYIQEEIPDYRNAIIVAKSPSAAKRAQSYAERLRLGLAVMHGEAQCSESDMADGRHSPPSVRNSTGHPGLELPWKQQAPFPGIELPMMMAKEKPPITVVGDVGGRIAIIVDDIIDDVEDFVATAEILKERGAYKIYIMATHGLLSADAPRLIEESAIDEVVVTNTVPHEVQKLQCPKIKTVDVSMILAEAIRRIHNGESMAYLFRNITVDD; translated from the exons ATGAATGTCGCAAAAAGTGGGTATCGGGTCTTTTCTGCCAACTCCACGGCAGCCTGCACGGAGCTGGCCAAGAAGATCACGGA GCGTCTTGGCGTTGAACTTGGCAAGTCAGTCGTCTACCAGGAGCCCAATCGAG AGACCAGAGTAGATGTCAAAGAGTCCGTCCGCGGCCAAGACATCTTCATCATCCAGACCATTCCCAG AGATGTAAACACCGCCATCATGGAGTTGCTGGTCATGGCCTACGCCCTCAAGACCTCCTGTGCTAAGAACATCATCGGCGTCATCCCCTACTTTCCCTACAGCAAGCAGTGCAAGATGCGGAAGAGGGGCTCGATTGTCTGCAAGCTCCTGGCATCAATGCTGGCTAAAGCAG GTCTGACGCACATCATCACAATGGATTTACACCAGAAAGAGATCCAGGGTTTCTTTAGCTTCCCGGTGGACAACCTGCGCGCCTCCCCCTTCCTGCTGCAGTACATCCAGGAGGAG ATCCCAGACTATCGCAACGCAATTATAGTGGCAAAGTCGCCGTCTGCTGCTAAAAG GGCTCAGTCATATGCCGAGCGGCTGCGGCTGGGCTTGGCGGTGATGCACGGCGAGGCGCAGTGCTCAGAGTCCGACATGGCCGACGGCAGACACTCCCCGCCCTCCGTGAGGAACAGTACCGGACACCCAGGGCTGGAGCTCCCTT GGAAGCAGCAGGCCCCGTTTCCTGGCATTGAGCTCCCAA TGATGATGGCGAAGGAGAAACCGCCCATCACGGTGGTGGGGGACGTGGGAGGACGGATTGCCATCATTGTT GACGACATCATCGACGATGTGGAGGACTTTGTGGCGACGGCAGAGATCCTGAAGGAGCGAGGCGCCTACAAGATCTACATCATGGCCACGCACGGCCTGCTGTCTGCCGACGCCCCCCGTCTCATCGAGGAGTCGGCCATTGATGAG GTGGTGGTCACCAACACCGTGCCCCATGAGGTGCAGAAGCTGCAGTGCCCCAAGATCAAGACGGTGGATGTCAGCATGATCCTGGCCGAGGCCATCCGCCGCATCCACAACGGCGAGTCCATGGCGTACCTCTTCCGCAACATCACTGTGGACGACTAA